Proteins encoded together in one Astatotilapia calliptera chromosome 7, fAstCal1.2, whole genome shotgun sequence window:
- the skor1b gene encoding SKI family transcriptional corepressor 1 homolog-B isoform X1 → MDSIPAGRDSTSSPNSKQELSYPSTNLKPNQVGETVLYGIPIVSLVIDGQERLCLAQISNTLLKNYSYNEIHNRRVALGITCVQCTPVQLEILRRAGAMPISSRRCGMITKREAERLCKSFLGAHSPPKLPENFAFDVSHECAWGSRGSFIPARYNSSRAKCIKCSYCNMYFSPNKFIFHSHRTPESKYTQPDAANFNSWRRHLKLTDKGSAMEILHAWEDVKAMFNGGSRKRTLPGSGSGSSSPLKSHEPSRPQSSPEIPAKILSCEGSRGAMTSTRSYPVIPVPSKGFGIMQKIPPPLFPHPYGFPAFGLCQKKEDGMMGEQSKGGLPGVLWPATKDSAYHSFPMFWPAAGALPMPPYPQTQHKPPPELLCPPRQTDMDMSEHSDRSTNTSKDSAVDNDRCSSTQSLRNEEDKSGDEGRPAEGVPLQPRKISYVSAFRPVIKDADCIAKLYGNRSAYNGCRTGYLSPDFLSESSSYRSVSPCVDSEGEPDVDVETNKTQDEEEEEGSRPLSSVCPRTPLALTHTVSPHDSDSKGLQESSLVDSQKTSLHVAQSSERELQTKQLSESHIAAPFTEVYTPERSELQQRSSPYQFRAANYPPGVGLLTTNDESASKEEPSSTVEEIETKSFNEQSSEEHQREPDEGEDAPPRALPTQRDIQSLAKEELQKQLLEQVELRKKLEREFQHLKDNFQDQMKRELSYREEMVQQLHIVREAHDALHHFSCKMLTPRHCTGSCSFKSPLLPP, encoded by the exons ATGGACTCGATACCTGCGGGGCGAGACTCCACTTCCTCGCCAAACTCCAAACAAGAACTTTCCTACCCGAGCACTAACTTGAAGCCCAACCAGGTCGGAGAGACTGTGCTGTACGGAATACCGATCGTGTCTTTGGTAATAGACGGCCAGGAGAGACTGTGCCTCGCACAAATATCCAACACCTTATTGAAGAATTATAGCTATAACGAGATACACAACAGGCGTGTCGCGCTGGGGATCACTTGCGTCCAATGCACCCCTGTCCAGCTGGAGATCCTGCGGAGAGCAGGGGCGATGCCCATCTCCTCCAGGCGCTGCGGGATGATCACTAAACGCGAGGCAGAGAGACTTTGTAAGTCCTTCCTAGGAGCTCACTCGCCCCCCAAACTTCCAGAGAATTTTGCCTTTGATGTGTCCCACGAGTGCGCCTGGGGGAGTCGAGGCAGCTTCATCCCGGCCAGATACAACAGCTCCAGGGCCAAGTGCATTAAGTGCTCCTATTGCAACATGTACTTCTCCCCGAATAAATTCATATTTCACTCCCACCGCACGCCGGAGTCCAAGTACACGCAGCCAGACGCAGCTAATTTCAATTCTTGGCGGCGGCATCTAAAACTAACAGATAAAGGCAGTGCCATGGAGATtttacacgcgtgggaagacgtGAAGGCCATGTTCAACGGGGGGAGTCGCAAGAGGACGCTGCCAGGCAGTGGGTCCGGGTCTAGCTCTCCTTTGAAATCACACGAGCCCAGCCGTCCACAAAGCTCCCCGGAGATCCCCGCAAAGATCCTAAGCTGCGAGGGCAGCCGGGGTGCTATGACGAGCACGCGCAGCTACCCGGTCATCCCGGTGCCCAGCAAGGGCTTCGGGATAATGCAAAAGATCCCACCGCCCCTCTTCCCTCACCCATACGGGTTCCCGGCTTTCGGCCTGTGTCAGAAGAAAGAAGACGGCATGATGGGCGAGCAAAGCAAAGGCGGCCTCCCGGGTGTGCTGTGGCCTGCCACCAAGGACAGCGCCTACCACTCCTTCCCCATGTTCTGGCCCGCGGCCGGCGCGCTGCCCATGCCCCCATATCCCCAAACCCAGCACAAGCCCCCTCCAGAGCTGCTGTGTCCGCCCAGGCAGACTGACATGGACATGTCCGAGCACAGTGACCGCAGCACCAACACATCGAAAGACAGCGCGGTCGATAATGACCGATGCTCCAGCACTCAGTCTCTGCGCAACGAAGAAGACAAGTCAGGGGACGAGGGGAGGCCGGCGGAGGGGGTGCCGCTCCAGCCCCGGAAAATCAGCTACGTGTCGGCGTTCAGACCTGTCATCAAAGACGCTGACTGCATCGCCAAGCTGTACGGCAACAGAAGCGCGTACAACGGCTGTCGCACCGGTTACTTATCGCCCGACTTTTTAAGCGAGAGCTCGAGCTACCGCTCTGTGTCCCCGTGCGTAGACAGTGAGGGCGAGCCAGACGTGGACGTGGAGACAAACAAAACGCaggacgaggaagaggaggagggctcCCGGCCTCTGTCTTCGGTGTGTCCTCGGACTCCCCTAGCTTTGACACACACCGTTTCACCACACGATTCTGACTCTAAAGGCCTGCAGGAGAGCAGCCTGGTCGATTCCCAGAAAACGAGCCTGCACGTGGCCCAGTCCTCTGAAAGAGAACTGCAGACCAAGCAGTTATCAGAGAGCCACATAGCTGCACCTTTCACCGAA GTTTACACACCAGAGAGGAGTGAGCTGCAACAAAGGAGCAGTCCGTATCAATTCAGAGCTGCGAATTACCCGCCTGGAGTAGGCCTACTTACAACAAACG ATGAGAGTGCAAGTAAAGAAGAGCCGTCTTCCACAGTGGAGGAGATCGAAACGAAATCTTTTAACGAACAAAGCAGCGAGGAGCACCAGCGAGAGCCGGATGAAG GCGAGGACGCGCCACCCAGAGCTCTACCAACACAAAGGGACATACAAAGTCTGGCAAAAG aaGAGCTACAAAAGCAGCTCTTGGAGCAGGTGGAGCTGAGGAAAAAGCTGGAACGTGAATTTCAACATTTAAAAG ATAATTTTCAGGATCAAATGAAAAGGGAACTTTCCTACAGGGAGGAGATGGTCCAGCAGCTTCACATAGTCAGAG AAGCTCACGACGCTTTACACCATTTCTCCTGTAAGATGTTGACTCCTCGCCACTGCACCGGATCCTGCTCCTTCAAATCGCCTCTGCTACCACCGTGA
- the skor1b gene encoding SKI family transcriptional corepressor 1 homolog-B isoform X2, whose protein sequence is MDSIPAGRDSTSSPNSKQELSYPSTNLKPNQVGETVLYGIPIVSLVIDGQERLCLAQISNTLLKNYSYNEIHNRRVALGITCVQCTPVQLEILRRAGAMPISSRRCGMITKREAERLCKSFLGAHSPPKLPENFAFDVSHECAWGSRGSFIPARYNSSRAKCIKCSYCNMYFSPNKFIFHSHRTPESKYTQPDAANFNSWRRHLKLTDKGSAMEILHAWEDVKAMFNGGSRKRTLPGSGSGSSSPLKSHEPSRPQSSPEIPAKILSCEGSRGAMTSTRSYPVIPVPSKGFGIMQKIPPPLFPHPYGFPAFGLCQKKEDGMMGEQSKGGLPGVLWPATKDSAYHSFPMFWPAAGALPMPPYPQTQHKPPPELLCPPRQTDMDMSEHSDRSTNTSKDSAVDNDRCSSTQSLRNEEDKSGDEGRPAEGVPLQPRKISYVSAFRPVIKDADCIAKLYGNRSAYNGCRTGYLSPDFLSESSSYRSVSPCVDSEGEPDVDVETNKTQDEEEEEGSRPLSSVCPRTPLALTHTVSPHDSDSKGLQESSLVDSQKTSLHVAQSSERELQTKQLSESHIAAPFTEVYTPERSELQQRSSPYQFRAANYPPGVGLLTTNDESASKEEPSSTVEEIETKSFNEQSSEEHQREPDEGEDAPPRALPTQRDIQSLAKEELQKQLLEQVELRKKLEREFQHLKDNFQDQMKRELSYREEMVQQLHIVRAHDALHHFSCKMLTPRHCTGSCSFKSPLLPP, encoded by the exons ATGGACTCGATACCTGCGGGGCGAGACTCCACTTCCTCGCCAAACTCCAAACAAGAACTTTCCTACCCGAGCACTAACTTGAAGCCCAACCAGGTCGGAGAGACTGTGCTGTACGGAATACCGATCGTGTCTTTGGTAATAGACGGCCAGGAGAGACTGTGCCTCGCACAAATATCCAACACCTTATTGAAGAATTATAGCTATAACGAGATACACAACAGGCGTGTCGCGCTGGGGATCACTTGCGTCCAATGCACCCCTGTCCAGCTGGAGATCCTGCGGAGAGCAGGGGCGATGCCCATCTCCTCCAGGCGCTGCGGGATGATCACTAAACGCGAGGCAGAGAGACTTTGTAAGTCCTTCCTAGGAGCTCACTCGCCCCCCAAACTTCCAGAGAATTTTGCCTTTGATGTGTCCCACGAGTGCGCCTGGGGGAGTCGAGGCAGCTTCATCCCGGCCAGATACAACAGCTCCAGGGCCAAGTGCATTAAGTGCTCCTATTGCAACATGTACTTCTCCCCGAATAAATTCATATTTCACTCCCACCGCACGCCGGAGTCCAAGTACACGCAGCCAGACGCAGCTAATTTCAATTCTTGGCGGCGGCATCTAAAACTAACAGATAAAGGCAGTGCCATGGAGATtttacacgcgtgggaagacgtGAAGGCCATGTTCAACGGGGGGAGTCGCAAGAGGACGCTGCCAGGCAGTGGGTCCGGGTCTAGCTCTCCTTTGAAATCACACGAGCCCAGCCGTCCACAAAGCTCCCCGGAGATCCCCGCAAAGATCCTAAGCTGCGAGGGCAGCCGGGGTGCTATGACGAGCACGCGCAGCTACCCGGTCATCCCGGTGCCCAGCAAGGGCTTCGGGATAATGCAAAAGATCCCACCGCCCCTCTTCCCTCACCCATACGGGTTCCCGGCTTTCGGCCTGTGTCAGAAGAAAGAAGACGGCATGATGGGCGAGCAAAGCAAAGGCGGCCTCCCGGGTGTGCTGTGGCCTGCCACCAAGGACAGCGCCTACCACTCCTTCCCCATGTTCTGGCCCGCGGCCGGCGCGCTGCCCATGCCCCCATATCCCCAAACCCAGCACAAGCCCCCTCCAGAGCTGCTGTGTCCGCCCAGGCAGACTGACATGGACATGTCCGAGCACAGTGACCGCAGCACCAACACATCGAAAGACAGCGCGGTCGATAATGACCGATGCTCCAGCACTCAGTCTCTGCGCAACGAAGAAGACAAGTCAGGGGACGAGGGGAGGCCGGCGGAGGGGGTGCCGCTCCAGCCCCGGAAAATCAGCTACGTGTCGGCGTTCAGACCTGTCATCAAAGACGCTGACTGCATCGCCAAGCTGTACGGCAACAGAAGCGCGTACAACGGCTGTCGCACCGGTTACTTATCGCCCGACTTTTTAAGCGAGAGCTCGAGCTACCGCTCTGTGTCCCCGTGCGTAGACAGTGAGGGCGAGCCAGACGTGGACGTGGAGACAAACAAAACGCaggacgaggaagaggaggagggctcCCGGCCTCTGTCTTCGGTGTGTCCTCGGACTCCCCTAGCTTTGACACACACCGTTTCACCACACGATTCTGACTCTAAAGGCCTGCAGGAGAGCAGCCTGGTCGATTCCCAGAAAACGAGCCTGCACGTGGCCCAGTCCTCTGAAAGAGAACTGCAGACCAAGCAGTTATCAGAGAGCCACATAGCTGCACCTTTCACCGAA GTTTACACACCAGAGAGGAGTGAGCTGCAACAAAGGAGCAGTCCGTATCAATTCAGAGCTGCGAATTACCCGCCTGGAGTAGGCCTACTTACAACAAACG ATGAGAGTGCAAGTAAAGAAGAGCCGTCTTCCACAGTGGAGGAGATCGAAACGAAATCTTTTAACGAACAAAGCAGCGAGGAGCACCAGCGAGAGCCGGATGAAG GCGAGGACGCGCCACCCAGAGCTCTACCAACACAAAGGGACATACAAAGTCTGGCAAAAG aaGAGCTACAAAAGCAGCTCTTGGAGCAGGTGGAGCTGAGGAAAAAGCTGGAACGTGAATTTCAACATTTAAAAG ATAATTTTCAGGATCAAATGAAAAGGGAACTTTCCTACAGGGAGGAGATGGTCCAGCAGCTTCACATAGTCAGAG CTCACGACGCTTTACACCATTTCTCCTGTAAGATGTTGACTCCTCGCCACTGCACCGGATCCTGCTCCTTCAAATCGCCTCTGCTACCACCGTGA